CTGCGGCTCAGGTCCTCTTTTCACGACCCCGCCGGGATACTCTCCAGCTGGAGCCCCGGCGACGCCGATGCCTGCAACTGGTTCGGCGTGTCCTGCAACTCAGCGCGTCGAGTGGTCTCGCTCAACCTGACTGGTGGAGGAGGTAAGTTTTATGGTTTCTCTCGCTCTTGCTCGACTCCGCTGGCGCGGCCCCCGGTATCGGGTGCTAAGCTTGGTGGTGAGGTATCGCGGTCAGTCGGGAGCCTCACTGAGCTTAGGGTTCTATCTCTTGCATTCAACGAGCTGTCTGGCGGGATTCCACCGGAAATCAGTTCTCTTCACCAACTGGAGGTGCTTGATCTCAGCTATAATCGGCTCTTTGGACCTATTCCCCGTCAGATTTCGGGCTGCTTAGGGTTGAGTTACCTCAATTTGGCCGGTAATCAGCTCAATGGAACGGTACCGGGATCCCTAGGGTCTTTGCCGCGGTTAAGGGGGTTGTTTTTGGAGTTCAATCGGCTTTCCGGATGGATTCCTGAAGAACTTGGACGGAGTTGTGGGTACCTTGAGCGGCTTCATCTTGCCGGAAACCTGCTAGTTGGCAGTATCCCGACGACGCTGGGAAATTGCCGGAATCTGCGGTCATTGTTGTTGTTCTCCAACCTTTTGGATGGCCCAATCCCGGTGGAATTGGGAAGGATCTCTGCTCTCGAAACCCTGGACGTGTCAAGGAACAGCCTCAGCGGGCCAGTACCGTCAGAGCTCGGAAATTGTCTTCAACTGTCGATCGTCGTCTTGTCAAACGTCTATGAGCTGCCATTGCTCCGCTCCTCTGTGAATGCATACCTGGAGGATGATGATAAAGGCGAGTTCAATTTCTTTGAAGGGGGAATTCCCACCACTGTCACGTCGCTTCCTAACCTCAGGATCTTGTGGTCGCCAAGAGCAAACTTGGAAGGAAGCATTCCTTCCAAATGGGGAGATTGCAGCAGTTTGGAAATGGTGAATTTTGCACAGAATCTCTTCACCGGTGACATTCCTGCAGCTTTTGTGCAATGCGAGAAACTGGTTTTTCTTGATTTGAGTTTTAACCGATTAACTGGCGGTCTCAGCGATAGGCTTCCTCTGCCATGTATGGCTACTTTCAATGTCAGTGGGAATCTGCTGTCAGGGTCCGTGCCGAGGTTTGTCTATGGCGGATGTTCAAGTAAATTACCCGGGGCAAACGCGCAGGACCCGCTTGATTTTGGGTCCGTTTATTCATCATTCTTTACTTGCAGTGCTCGTGTTTCTAGTTTGCTTCCTGAAATTGGGACTGGCGAAAGTGttatatttcatgattttagtTGGAATAACTTCAGTGGTGACGTTCCCTCAATCCGGCTTGCCGTCAATAGGTTGCAGAAACATCCGGTTTATGCGTTTTTGGTGAGTGGTAATCGTTTCAGTGGACAGATTCCTGGTTACTTATTCGAGATGTGCAAGGATCTCAGAGGGTTTATTGCTAATTTGAGCGACAATCAGTTGTCTGGTCAGCTTCCAGGCGAAATTGGTAGTTGGTGCAACTCCCTTAGGGCATTGGATTTGTCAGGTAACTCAATTTATGGAACGATACCATCCACTTTTGGGAATTTGAGTTCTTTAATTAGCCTTGATCTGAGCAGGAACGAGCTGATTGGTTCGATTCCCATGGAATTGGGTCATCTGAAGAATTTGCAGTATCTCTCACTGGCAAGAAACAACCTGACGGGCAGAATTCCCGTGGACTTTTCTCTGTTACCTTTGCTGAGGGTCTTGGCGCTTGGTTCTAATGGCTTGTCAGGAGATATTCCATGGCAAATAACAAAGTTGAGGAATTTGACTGTTCTTTTACTTGATAAGAACAATCTCTCGGGCCAGATACCTTCTGATTTTGCTGAACTGACTAGTCTTTCGTCCTTCAATGTTTCATTCAATAACCTCTCTGGACCTATACCGTCCAATTTCAGTACAATGTGTGATAGCATTATCGGAAATCCTCACCTTCAGCAGTGCCAAGTTTCTGCAGTTGCACTGGCATCACCATCGTCTACACAACAGGGACAAGGGGGTAGTCCACCAGATCGTGCTGCTTCTCCATCAGGAAGTGCATCTCAGATGAGGAATAGTTTTAGTCCTATGGAGGTTGCCGCAGTTACAGCTGCAGTAGTGATAATTGTTGTTCTTTTGGTTCTCGTTCTTGTTCTATTCTACACAAGGAAGTGTGCACCTACGGCGGTTGGTCAGGCACCTGGTAGAAGGGAAGTATTCACATTCTCAAACATTGGAGTGACACTAACCTTCGAGAACGTTGTGCGGGCAACTGGTGGCTTTAATGCAAGCAATTGCATAGGCAATGGGGGTTTTGGAGCTACATACAAGGCGGAGATCTCCCCGGGAGTCCTGGTTGCCATAAAGAGGCTCTCTGTTGGGAGGTTTCAAGGTGTCCAACAGTTTGAAGCTGAGATCAAGACCCTCGGAAGAGCTAGGCACCCGAATCTGGTTACCTTAATTGGTTTTCATGCCAGTGAGACAGAGATGTTTCTTATATACAATTATTTGCCAGGAGGTAATCTGGAAAAATTTATTAGGGAAAGGTCTAAGAGAGCGGTAGATTGGAGGATGCTTCACAAGATCGCTCTCGATATTGCCCGAGCCCTCGCATACTTGCACGATGAGTGTGTTCCTCGTGTTCTTCATCGAGACATCAAGCCCAGCAATATACTCTTGGATAACAATTACACAGCGTATCTCTCAGATTTTGGGTTGGCTAGACTACTTGGCACTTCTGAAACCCATGCAACAACTGATGTGGCCGGAACTTTTGGATATGTTGCTCCAGAATATGCCCTGACTTGCCGAGTTTCCGATAAGGCTGATGTTTACAGCTACGGTGTGGTGCTGATGGAGTTGATCTCTGACAAGAAAGCGTTAGACCCATCATTTTCCTCCTATGGGAATGGGTTCAACATTGTTCAATGGGCTTCAATGCTTCTCAGGCAGGGGAGGGCTCGCGAGTTTTTCACGGCCGGCCTTTGGGATGTTGGCCCCCATGATGATTTGGTAGAGACACTGCGCCTTGCGGTTATGTGTACAGTCGATTCCCTTGCAGTTCGGCCTTCAATGAAGCATGTCGTCCAGCGGTTGAAGTCGCTTCAACCTCCCGCTGGCTAGGAATAGGTCCACGCTTATCAGATTCAACTTGTGCAGAAGATGCCAGAGGTGTATATTCCCGGAATCCATTAGCCCAATTTCTATTCTTTTAAGCTTCTCCAACCTTTTGTCTATGctctttttcattgaaagatgTAAAATGCAAAGAATTTTCTTGTGGTCTGCTTTTTTGTCCTGTAGTGTAAATTGATGTTCACGCAGGATTCCAGTGCCTTGCAACTTAACCACAATTCTGACCTGTACTGTATATAAACCTCTTGCTTATTTTCCACAGTCGATTCTGTCTGCACAAGTTGTGCCCTCTCCTGTGGGTGGTAGTATCAGTTAGTGTGACCTTTCTCTTAGCTTCATGGAGAACTTGTGATATGGTAAACGCATTCATGGAGATCAAACAGATAAATGTAAGAATCTTTCTTGCCATTTGTTTTGAACCAATAACTGCTTATATAGTCAAACTGTCCGCTCTTCTGCTGAATCTGGCGACAGTGTCAATGTGAACTGAAAACAATCGGTAATATGGTTATGCCTGCACACAAAAACCTTAGCCTCTCGCGGTTGCAGATTTCTGGGCCGCATTTAGTTGGGAATGAGTTTTTTTGTGGATGGCTTTTCAGCAACTGTTGTCAGTAGCCAGATATGAGACGACAGTTGGGTGAGACCACTGCACTAGTTGCACTTTACATGTTTTATGGACTCATCTGTTAAGCAGccttttgtattttctttcaaaacttaatTACTTGGATATGTTGTTCAAATCCAAAACCATGGAAAAATTgacataaaaatcatattttatggACACACATAGATAAGTATGCCAGTGCTCTTAAGTCCTAACCCTCAGCCCCACTCTTTATGGTTGGCTTTCCCGGGGCGATTCCTCTGTTATAGGGGAAGAGACAGTGCAGCATTTTCCGGTTTACTTACCCccttaaaaacacaaaaaacatgataaaaacacaaaaaaattgattttggaatttaaaaagaagaagaaaaatacaagtttttttttccctttaacaTTTTTACCAagtctttttaaaaaaagatggattttCTGTGGCCATGACAAAAATTGATCCggacttaaaaataaaaaaaccttaAGAAGGAAACTGCGAAACCTGGTGTAGATTATGAGATCAGGAATGTATACAAGTATTGAGCTTAGTCAAGTAAATATCCATATCTGGCATAAAACTTAGTTTTCCATTTCTTAACAGAGCATTTGATGGGTTGAAGAgtttccaagaaaaataaaattgcactttttttctttggagacaaaaaaagtaaaaaaaaccatACTAATCtcataaaaaggaagaaaaatgtttCTGATTTTATTACAATGTTTGGTACATGTGCTATTGTGCTTAGTGTTTGGACAAATTAATTTCTCCAACAAAGTATATACCTTGGAAGGCTTCCATTATTCATCAAGCACCTTCTAAGAACAAAGCATGACAcctttttttgggaaaaatcttcaaaatgaCACCTAGACGTTCagcaataagaaaaaaacacacCTAACTTTTCATCGCCGGTAGGAATAGACTAAATTTTGCATTGtcaacaaataataataataataataataatagtccGCTCGTTATGAAAActaggttttgtcaaaactgaatTTATTTTTGATGTTATCAGATTGACCAGAAATGACCTGGTTTTAAGctgttattttaaatttttagaaaataaaaattctacttgtaaattttgaaaattttagtttaatttatataaaaatttaaaaaattatattgcgGATCTTGTTAAAGTTTTTAGAGTTTGTCTTTGCTCCGAGGATTCCGACCCTCTTGtgaaacctttttgttttgttttgtttttaaactttaaacgtaatagatttaattttagtATACGACTGTAGGGTGAAGAAAAAGCgggtttgttttttgttttggttttgagCTCAAGCAATGGAGTTTATGTTGGAAAAGAAGAGAGGCAACCTGCAAATGAGAGATAAACCGAGCAACAAGTGAACACATGCATGATTCTCATCAACGCACTGGAAAATTTCTAGTAGTAGCATCATTGAACAGAAAAATCAACCAGAGAATCACAAAAAGAATATTAGCTTTTTTATGAATGTACTTTTGAATAATCTGTGAACGAGAATTATCACTATAAAGCCAAATTCATTTGTGCTTTCTTGGCCTGACTGTGAATGTCAAAAATCCTACAGCTACATGTAGAAAGAGCACTAAACTCAAGTGTAAGTGCATAAGAATGAACATAACTCATTTTGGAACAACATGTTAAAAAGGGAGGTTTCGACCTTATCATGGTTGTTCAATGTGactttgattttgagattaaaTAATTGAGTTTATGTGTTGCAAATTCTTAGCTTTTTGTAGTTTATGCTATGAAAATGCTGTAGTCGTTTTCTTCTATATGGTGGAACTCCAATTGTCATGTGAAGCATACTAGAGCAGCCATGTTTGGTGATTTTGATACTTTCTTTGTGTTTGGTGAATGGCACATAATTAACTTATTAGCCAAATTAACTTAATTAGTTAGCTTTCTCCCTTTTCATTTGTATAATTGTAGCCATAAAAGCAACCAACTTATTCCTTTGGCAGATTATGCTGCCCATTCCTCCTTGTATCCAGCTCTTTTCTCTTCCGAATATGTCCCTTATTTCTTTGTGGAGGAGGTACATTATACATTTCGTTTagtcttgttttcttttcctttaaaacaCAATTTATACGTTTCAATGCTCTATGACCAGTCACGCTTAGTTATAAATATATTCCTAGTTatgataagaaaaagaaagaaattgttTTTCCCGTAATGAAGTCACTTACTTCAAATGTTCGCCTAATATCTAggctaatttttgttttaaaggaaagtaagttgttcttttttgcaatttgACAACCTTCCCTAGATTGTTAGCGAGAAAACAGGTTGGTGCCATGGATTtgcttttccttgtgtagaACCAAGTTACTTTTAATGCGTTCACTTATCTAATTTAGTATAAAAAATGGAACTTATGATGATAATTAGATTGtacttatgtgtgtgtgtgtgtgtgtgtgcggaAATGGGTCTCCTGTCAAGTGTCAACTTTCACTTTTTAAGCCAATTTATTGGATTGAAATTGTAAATTATATTTTGTTCTAGCCAGTATGTTGGATTGAAATCGTTTCTGATATTTGGttttcattaatattgtttCTTAGGTCATTAACAAAGTTACATGATTATCTAATTGATGTtgattctttattttccttgaAATATATATGCGGCTGATTGtacatttgagaaaaaaatgccaCAAGCTGATCGACCATGGAATCATTGTAATGAAGTAGATCCTaataacaaagagaaaaaggacatCTGAGATGCAAATATTGTCAAAAAGTTTTATACAATAAAAGAACGTTTGGCAGAGATGTGCCATGACGTTAAACCATATGAAGAAACACCACTAGACGtgcacaatttttcaaaaattacctAGATTTAAAGTCAACTAAAAAACACAGAAGAGAAGCAATCTTCAAATTTCTATAGGTGAACCCGTTTCACTTCTCCTTCAGTTGGTTAACTCTGGACTTCAAAAGGACTTCTTAAACTATTTGTAACTATAGGAACTCGAGAAACAATGATAGGTAATGTCTTTAGataagatacaaaaaagaaagtttgtGTTTCTACAGGGAACTTTTTCTTTGCAAATACTTTGTTGTTTAACCTATGCAATGGTTCACATTTTATGTCTATCTTTAAAAATATTGCAAATCAAAGTCGAGAAATGAAACAACCAAGGTATCATGAGATGAGAACATGTATCCTACAAGATAAAGTTGATAATATCAAAAGCGTAAGAGAAGTACAAGAAATCATTGTTGCAAAATGCTTATACCATAATGACAGATGGTTGGACTAATGGTAAAAATAGAAACTTGACCAACTTTCTTATCAATAATCCATTAGGTACAGTTTTCCTAAAGTTACATGACATTAatggagtaaaaaaaaatcagataattTGGTAAAATTATTTGCATTAGTTAAAGAGATTATGGAACATAATGTAGTTTAAATAGTAACAACTAATAATATTAATGACAAAGCTGTAGgcttgaagaaaaaagagattgaagGTTGTTGCACATTTTTCGAACTCCTTGTACAACACACTATCTAGATTTAATGTTTGAATATACAAGATGAATTTATGCAAGCAAACTTTAGACAAAGCAAAAACTTACTATATTTATATATGGGCACTCATGGCTTTTAAATTTGATGCGAAA
Above is a window of Nymphaea colorata isolate Beijing-Zhang1983 chromosome 8, ASM883128v2, whole genome shotgun sequence DNA encoding:
- the LOC116259020 gene encoding LRR receptor-like serine/threonine-protein kinase RPK2, translated to MHRPPRRRHRGTLTVPVWWFLVQLLLLLLLLHPCRARAGSGGPQGDVMALLRLRSSFHDPAGILSSWSPGDADACNWFGVSCNSARRVVSLNLTGGGGKFYGFSRSCSTPLARPPVSGAKLGGEVSRSVGSLTELRVLSLAFNELSGGIPPEISSLHQLEVLDLSYNRLFGPIPRQISGCLGLSYLNLAGNQLNGTVPGSLGSLPRLRGLFLEFNRLSGWIPEELGRSCGYLERLHLAGNLLVGSIPTTLGNCRNLRSLLLFSNLLDGPIPVELGRISALETLDVSRNSLSGPVPSELGNCLQLSIVVLSNVYELPLLRSSVNAYLEDDDKGEFNFFEGGIPTTVTSLPNLRILWSPRANLEGSIPSKWGDCSSLEMVNFAQNLFTGDIPAAFVQCEKLVFLDLSFNRLTGGLSDRLPLPCMATFNVSGNLLSGSVPRFVYGGCSSKLPGANAQDPLDFGSVYSSFFTCSARVSSLLPEIGTGESVIFHDFSWNNFSGDVPSIRLAVNRLQKHPVYAFLVSGNRFSGQIPGYLFEMCKDLRGFIANLSDNQLSGQLPGEIGSWCNSLRALDLSGNSIYGTIPSTFGNLSSLISLDLSRNELIGSIPMELGHLKNLQYLSLARNNLTGRIPVDFSLLPLLRVLALGSNGLSGDIPWQITKLRNLTVLLLDKNNLSGQIPSDFAELTSLSSFNVSFNNLSGPIPSNFSTMCDSIIGNPHLQQCQVSAVALASPSSTQQGQGGSPPDRAASPSGSASQMRNSFSPMEVAAVTAAVVIIVVLLVLVLVLFYTRKCAPTAVGQAPGRREVFTFSNIGVTLTFENVVRATGGFNASNCIGNGGFGATYKAEISPGVLVAIKRLSVGRFQGVQQFEAEIKTLGRARHPNLVTLIGFHASETEMFLIYNYLPGGNLEKFIRERSKRAVDWRMLHKIALDIARALAYLHDECVPRVLHRDIKPSNILLDNNYTAYLSDFGLARLLGTSETHATTDVAGTFGYVAPEYALTCRVSDKADVYSYGVVLMELISDKKALDPSFSSYGNGFNIVQWASMLLRQGRAREFFTAGLWDVGPHDDLVETLRLAVMCTVDSLAVRPSMKHVVQRLKSLQPPAG